The Arachis hypogaea cultivar Tifrunner chromosome 14, arahy.Tifrunner.gnm2.J5K5, whole genome shotgun sequence DNA window CACCAGTTCTTTGATGTTCACACCAGCCAAAGCTTTTATAACGaaatgataaaaacaaaaacataaattaataCCAAAAAGGTTACCCAAATTTAGAAGGGATGTCTACTTAAAACATTACTGAAGAATTTCTAAATACTAATAGTACCAGGAACTATAGTTGTGAGCCCGTCCAAAGATCCAGCCTGTATAGCAAAGTGTAAGTATTATTGTGACTTATGAGATAAGGAATCAGTATTTAGCATTAACCActactcttttcttttcttttgaagtGCCCAAGCACTCTTAAGTTACAAGGATACTTCTTAAAGCCAAATAAATGCATTGCACCTGAGAGAGCATGACTACTTACAGGAATCCTGAGATCAAGTTTCTCAAGCCCATCTTTGTCAGCTACTTTAACTCTCAGCGTCTGAGGTCGCACCCCAGAAGAAGGGTCCCTTGAAATATCTATAATGAATAatgatatatattaaattaaaaacaaaaaaaaaaacaaaaaacaaaaaagtaagcagatatggaacttccaCAAGAATGGAGTAGATTCCATTAGTCTAAAAAGCCTACAGCCATCACACTATAATTCTTATCCCTTTTTATAAGAGTATAGATTGTTATTTAGTGTCAAGAGTTGTTTCTTCAACCTCCCTCTGAAGAAGCGCCTGTGACATAACGCTTCTCTTCTTCATAATAGGTGTTGAACCCTACGATATCCTTGATTTCTTCAAAAGACGGCATGCTTTCAGGAGGAGGAATGCGGCCTCCTTTAAGGGCAGCGAGTGCATCCTACAAATTCAACCATGGCATATCTCATCTCAATCCAGAAAACTATTCAACTGAATAATGATTGGTGAATGTGTTGGTAAATGATATCACCTGCATTGCTCGAATAGAGACACCAATCAAGGAAAGAGGATAAACAACAATTTTATAACCAATGTCTTCAAGTTGCTGAGGAGTGAGTATTGGTGTCTTGCCTCCACCTTCAAGCATATTGGCCTGCACTCATGACATTTGATCTCAAAAATTGATGTAAATACGGGTGGAGGAGAGTAGAGTTAGAAGAGTAAAAGAGCATACCATTTTTGGAATGTGAGGAGAAACCTGACAAAAAGCTCGCATCTCTTCAACAGAAGCAAGTGCATCAATGAAGAGAACATCGGCTCCAGCATCTGCAAAAGCCTTAGTCCTGAGGAGGGCTTCGTCAAGGGAGACAGCCTGGCGAGCATCAGTGCGAGCAACGATGACAATATCAGAGCCGATCTCAGCTCTGGCGTCGACGGCGGCTTTAATCTTGATGACAGCCTCTTGCAGGGAAACCACCTTCCTTCCCCGTGTGTGGCCGCATGCTTTGGGAGAGACCTGATCCTCAAGAAGGATTCCGGCAAAACCAGCTCGGATGAAGCCCTTGACGGTTCGCTTGAGGTTGATGGGATTGCCATAGCCGTTGTCAGCGTCGCCAATGATAGGGATGGAGACAGCTTCAGTAAGGAGGCGGCCTTGATCCAACATTTCACCGTAAGAGATCAGCCCAGTGTCTGGCAACCCCAACCTCGCAGCCGATATCGAGAATCCGCTCGTGAAGCAATACGAGAACCCTGCGCCTTCTATCAGCTTCGCACTCAGACCATCGAAACATGCTGGCCCTAGGTGCACCCCCGGGCTCTCCAGGATTCTCCGGAGCACCTTCGCCGCCGGCTCTACTAACGATTTCGATTTCGATTGCTCAGCACTTAAAAAGTTAAAGCCATAAACAAAAACAGAAACAGAACAAGAAGCTCACCG harbors:
- the LOC112798288 gene encoding uncharacterized protein isoform X1 → MAGLAVSSGSHVEPAAKVLRRILESPGVHLGPACFDGLSAKLIEGAGFSYCFTSGFSISAARLGLPDTGLISYGEMLDQGRLLTEAVSIPIIGDADNGYGNPINLKRTVKGFIRAGFAGILLEDQVSPKACGHTRGRKVVSLQEAVIKIKAAVDARAEIGSDIVIVARTDARQAVSLDEALLRTKAFADAGADVLFIDALASVEEMRAFCQVSPHIPKMANMLEGGGKTPILTPQQLEDIGYKIVVYPLSLIGVSIRAMQDALAALKGGRIPPPESMPSFEEIKDIVGFNTYYEEEKRYVTGASSEGDISRDPSSGVRPQTLRVKVADKDGLEKLDLRIPAGSLDGLTTIVPALAGVNIKELVDDVVEGNGGKKLLDFSDSMDERIQVFLE
- the LOC112798288 gene encoding uncharacterized protein isoform X2 → MAGLAVSSGSHEPAAKVLRRILESPGVHLGPACFDGLSAKLIEGAGFSYCFTSGFSISAARLGLPDTGLISYGEMLDQGRLLTEAVSIPIIGDADNGYGNPINLKRTVKGFIRAGFAGILLEDQVSPKACGHTRGRKVVSLQEAVIKIKAAVDARAEIGSDIVIVARTDARQAVSLDEALLRTKAFADAGADVLFIDALASVEEMRAFCQVSPHIPKMANMLEGGGKTPILTPQQLEDIGYKIVVYPLSLIGVSIRAMQDALAALKGGRIPPPESMPSFEEIKDIVGFNTYYEEEKRYVTGASSEGDISRDPSSGVRPQTLRVKVADKDGLEKLDLRIPAGSLDGLTTIVPALAGVNIKELVDDVVEGNGGKKLLDFSDSMDERIQVFLE